The proteins below come from a single Podarcis muralis chromosome 8, rPodMur119.hap1.1, whole genome shotgun sequence genomic window:
- the LOC144328785 gene encoding mas-related G-protein coupled receptor member H-like, translated as MANYSPMALSPFNAKEDYYGEDNATGSSNNSSYDYPEWILDIYPNIYIFSILTILICILGLLGNGTVVWLLSFCIKRNSFTIYILNLSVADLGVVTANFFMEMILFATGDYYGPLYDFLQDVFQVMYSAGQYLLTAISIDRCVSVLFPIWHRCRRPANLSTTLCSIIWVLSSLLCGITFTLRLSEMVHNYTMKRYQYAVNGILCLPLMTISTLILCLKVSFKSQQRRRGKTQIAILLALLFFIIFSFPLNAYYISPYVFDSASLFSSIYVYLFACLNSSVNPLIYFLVGRQKRGRHRKSMKAILQNVFKEEESSTEEAETSVETKC; from the coding sequence ATGGCCAATTACAGCCCAATGGCCCTGTCTCCTTTCAATGCTAAAGAAGACTATTATGGAGAAGACAATGCAACTGGGTCCTCCAACAATAGTAGTTATGATTATCCAGAATGGATTTTGGATATttacccaaatatatatatattttctatacTCACAATTTTGATTTGCATTTTGGGGCTTTTAGGGAATGGGACTGTTGTCTGGCTGCTTAGCTTCTGCATTAAGAGGAACTCTTTCACCATTTACATCCTGAACCTCTCTGTTGCGGACTTGGGTGTAGTCACAGCTAACTTTTTTATGGAAATGATTTTGTTTGCAACAGGAGACTATTATGGACCTCTGTATGATTTTCTACAAGATGTCTTTCAAGTAATGTACAGTGCTGGTCAATATCTACTGACAGCCATCAGCATTGACAGGTGTGTGTCAGTCCTCTTCCCAATTTGGCATCGATGCCGCCGGCCAGCAAATTTGTCCACCACTTTGTGTTCCATAATATGGGTACTTTCTAGCCTTCTCTGTGGAATTACCTTCACCCTCCGCCTGAGTGAAATGGTACACAATTATACCATGAAACGTTACCAATATGCTGTGAACGGCATCCTTTGCCTCCCGCTCATGACTATCTCAACTCTAATTCTCTGCCTCAAGGTCTCCTTCAAATCGCAACAGCGAAGGCGGGGTAAAACTCAAATAGCCATCTTGCTTGCTCTTCTTTTCTTCATCATTTTTTCGTTTCCACTAAATGCCTATTACATCAGCCCTTATGTTTTTGATTcagcctctctcttttcttcAATTTATGTCTACTTATTTGCCTGCCTGAACAGCAGTGTTAACCCTTTGATCTATTTCCTGGTTGGGAGGCAGAAGAGAGGCAGACACAGGAAGAGCATGAAAGCCATACTCCAGAATGTTTTCAAGGAGGAGGAAAGCTCAACAGAGGAAGCAGAGACCTCTGTTGAAACAAAGTGCTAA
- the LOC114601287 gene encoding mas-related G-protein coupled receptor member H-like, translating to MINYSLPSLSPMNAGEEYYGMDNGTVLSNNSFTNNNSGLTLGEYMYLYICFLISILGLWWNGTVIWLLGFCIKRTPSTTYILHLSIADFGLLTVNLSSYIWSLFEVSVLKHLLVYILILMFLFYSTGQFLLTAISIDRCVAVLFPLWHRCHRPPNMSTAVCASIWGLSSIFPAIHFTLLLADFNVYNILGIHLIVNGFLCLPLMTIATLILFIRVCFKSHQRRRGKLLIMVLLALFFFIIFSFPLNTIFITVYVFDSEPPSFLEYAFILAYLDSCINPLIYFLVGRQKRGRCRQSMKATFQNVFKEEENPAEVGEISLETQL from the coding sequence ATGATCAATTACAGCCTCCCATCACTGTCCCCAATGAATGCTGGAGAGGAATATTACGGAATGGACAATGGAACTGTTCTCTCTAACAATAGCTTCACTAATAATAATTCAGGATTGACATTAGGAGAGTATATGTATCTATATATTTGCTTTTTAATCAGCATTTTGGGACTTTGGTGGAATGGGACTGTCATCTGGCTGCTTGGCTTCTGCATTAAGAGGACTCCTTCCACTACTTACATCCTGCACCTCTCCATAGCTGACTTTGGTTTACTCACAGTTAATCTTAGTTCGTATATATGGTCCCTGTTTGAAGTATCTGTCCTCAAACACCTTCTAGTATACATTCTTATTCTCATGTTCCTATTCTACAGCACAGGTCAATTTCTGCTGACAGCCATCAGCATTGATAGGTGTGTGGCTGTCCTTTTCCCACTTTGGCATCGATGCCACCGGCCACCAAATATGTCCACCGCTGTTTGTGCTTCAATATGGGGACTTTCTTCTATTTTCCCTGCAATTCACTTCACTCTCCTTCTGGCTGATTTCAATGTTTATAACATACTGGGCATTCATCTTATTGTGAATGGCTTCCTTTGCCTCCCACTCATGACTATCGCCACTCTGATCCTTTTTATCAGGGTTTGCTTTAAATCAcaccagaggaggaggggaaaacttCTAATTATGGTCCTGCTtgctctcttcttcttcatcattttCTCATTTCCACTCAATACCATTTTCATCACTGTTTATGTTTTTGATTCAGAACCTCCTTCTTTCTTAGAATATGCCTTCATACTTGCCTATCTGGATAGCTGTATTAACCCTTTGATTTATTTCCTGGTTGGAAGACAGAAAAGAGGCAGGTGTAGGCAGAGCATGAAAGCCACATTCCAGAATGTTTTCAAAGAGGAGGAAAACCCTGCAGAGGTAGGGGAGATCTCTTTGGAAACTCAGTTATGA
- the LOC114601285 gene encoding mas-related G-protein coupled receptor member H-like: MNAGEEYYGTDNGTVLSNNSYTDNDSGLTLGQYIFNLFCFLISILGLLGNGTVIWLLGFCIKRTPFTTYILNLSMADFGLLTVTLILAVWFLLEVYGQKHLLVDILFLIFIFLYSTGQFLLTAISIDRCVAVLFPLWHRCHRPPNMSTTVCALIWVFCFLSPAIHLTLSLANLQSGGILNIQFVVNGFLCPSLMTISALLLFITVCFKSQQRRQGKLIAAILLALLFCIVCSFPLNAFFITLHVLESEPSSFLQYATILACVNSSVNPLIYFLVGRQKSGRCRQSMKATFQNVFKEDENPGEAGKISLETQ; the protein is encoded by the coding sequence ATGAATGCTGGAGAGGAATATTACGGAACGGACAATGGAACTGTTCTTTCTAACAATAGCTACACTGATAATGATTCTGGATTGACATTAGGACagtatatatttaatttattttgctttttaatcagCATTTTGGGGCTTTTGGGAAATGGGACTGTCATCTGGCTGCTTGGCTTCTGCATTAAGAGGACTCCTTTCACCACTTATATCCTGAACCTTTCCATGGCTGACTTTGGTTTACTGACAGTTACTCTTATTTTGGCTGTATGGTTCCTGTTAGAAGTATATGGCCAGAAACACCTTCTAGTTGACATTCTTTTTCTTATCTTCATATTCTTGTACAGCACGGGTCAATTTCTGTTGACAGCCATCAGCATTGACAGGTGTGTGGCTGTCCTTTTCCCACTTTGGCATCGATGCCACCGACCACCAAACATGTCCACCACTGTCTGTGCCTTAATATgggtattttgttttctttcccctgctATTCACCTCACACTCTCCCTGGCTAATTTACAATCTGGTGGTATCCTTAACATTCAGTTTGTTGTGAATGGCTTCCTTTGTCCTTCACTCATGACTAtctctgctctcctcctcttcatcacAGTCTGCTTTAAATCACAGCAGAGGAGGCAGGGTAAACTTATAGCAGCCATCTTGTTGGCTCTCCTCTTCTGTATCGTTTGTTCTTTTCCACTCAATGCCTTTTTCATCACTCTTCATGTTCTTGAATCAGAACCTTCTTCTTTCTTACAATATGCCACCATACTTGCCTGTGTGAACAGCAGTGTTAACCCTTTGATTTATTTCCTGGTTGGAAGACAGAAAAGTGGCAGGTGTAGGCAGAGCATGAAAGCCACATTCCAGAATGTTTTCAAAGAGgatgaaaaccctggagaggcaggCAAGATCTCTTTGGAAACTCAGTGA
- the LOC114601289 gene encoding proto-oncogene Mas-like yields the protein MSNDGLGSWSTLDASGEDLGAENGTDLLTPQDGFDHELSPYPIEDIFISVSILFISIFGLMGNGNVIWFLGFCMKMNHFTTFILHLAAADLGALICLFTLSIIYLLESFSFLHASDYYFNIISFGTFALLFMYNTGQYLLTAISMDRCVSVVFPLWHRCHRPPHYSTLVCALIWIIAFLLTVISMIIFIFLVITNPLFYLFLINAILCLPLMTVSTLVLFIKVYFRSQQRKKGKALTAILLALLFFLFLAFPFTCISLIHFPLESGNSTKIFIGLLCSCLNSSVNPLIYFLV from the coding sequence ATGAGCAATGATGGCCTGGGATCCTGGTCCACTTTGGATGCTTCAGGGGAAGATCTTGGAGCAGAAAATGGAACTGACCTCCTAACCCCCCAGGATGGTTTTGATCATGAATTATCACCATATCCTATAGAAGACATTTTTATCTCCGTCTCCAttttatttattagcatttttggACTTATGGGGAATGGAAATGTCATCTGGTTTCTTGGCTTTTGCATGAAGATGAATCATTTCACCACCTTCATCCTGCATCTGGCTGCTGCTGACCTTGGGGCTCTCATATGCTTATTTACTTTGTCCATTATATATCTTCTGGAGTCATTTTCATTCTTACATGCCAGTGATTATTATTTCAATATAATATCTTTTGGCACCTTTGCTTTATTGTTCATGTACAACACTGGTCAATATCTGTTGACAGCCATTAGCATGGACAGGTGTGTTTCTgtcgtctttcccctttggcatCGATGCCACCGACCACCACACTATTCCACCCTTGTGTGTGCCTTAATATGGATCATTGCTTTCCTGCTCACTGTAATCAgcatgattatttttatttttttagttataACAAATCCCCTTTTCTACCTGTTTCTAATAAATGCTATACTTTGCCTCCCACTCATGACTGTTTCCACTCTGGTCCTGTTTATAAAAGTTTACTTCAGATCACAAcagaggaagaagggaaaagcTTTAACAGCCATCCTActtgccctcctcttcttcctcttcttagcTTTCCCATTTACTTGCATTTCATTAATCCATTTTCCCCTTGAAAGTGGAAACAGTACTAAAATATTTATTGGGCTCTTATGCAGCTGCCTAAACAGCAGTGTTAACCCTTTGATTTATTTCCTGGTTTGA
- the LOC114601290 gene encoding proto-oncogene Mas-like, with amino-acid sequence MINYTHPSLSPVNAGEEYYGTDNGTVLSNNTYTDNNSGLTLGEYILNISYLLISIFGLLGNGTVIRLLGFYIKRTPFTTYILNLSIADFGLLTVVFIDRMSFIVGKYFTYLEEYMFYLIFLFMYTNGQFLLTAISIDRCVAVLFPLWHRCHRPPNMSTAVCASIWGLSSISPAIHFTLLLSDFNISSTLGIQFIVSGFLCLPLMTVATLILFVRVCFKSHQRRRGKLLIMVLLALFFFIIFSFPLNAVFITLFVLHSVPPFFSQYAFILSSLNSSVNPLIYFLVGRQKSGRCRQSMKATFQNVFKEDENPAEAGEISLETQL; translated from the coding sequence ATGATCAATTACACCCACCCATCACTGTCCCCAGTGAATGCTGGAGAGGAATATTACGGAACGGACAATGGAACTGTTCTCTCTAACAATACGTACACTGATAATAATTCAGGATTGACATTAGGAGAGTATATATTGAATATCAGCTACCTTTTAATCAGCATTTTTGGGCTTTTGGGGAATGGGACTGTCATCCGGCTGCTTGGTTTCTACATTAAGAGGACTCCTTTCACCACTTACATCCTGAACCTCTCCATAGCTGACTTTGGTTTACTCACAGTTGTGTTTATTGATAGAATGTCTTTCATAGTGGGAAAATACTTCACTTACCTTGAAGAGTACATGTTTTACTTGATTTTCCTATTTATGTACACCAACGGTCAATTTCTGCTGACAGCCATCAGCATTGATAGGTGTGTGGCTGTCCTTTTCCCACTTTGGCATAGATGCCACCGACCACCAAATATGTCCACCGCTGTTTGTGCCTCAATATGGGGACTTTCTTCTATTTCCCCTGCAATTCACTTCACTCTCCTTCTGTCTGATTTCAATATTTCTAGCACACTGGGCATTCAGTTTATTGTGAGTGGCTTCCTTTGCCTCCCACTCATGACTGTCGCCACTCTGATCCTTTTTGTCAGGGTCTGCTTTAAATCAcaccagaggaggagggggaaacttCTAATTATGGTCCTGCTTGCTCTCTTCTTCTTtatcattttttcttttccacTCAATGCCGTTTTCATCACTCTTTTTGTTCTTCATTCGGTACCTCCTTTTTTCTCACAATATGCCTTCATACTCAGCTCTCTGAACAGCAGTGTTAACCCTTTGATTTATTTCCTGGTTGGAAGACAGAAAAGTGGCAGGTGTAGGCAGAGCATGAAAGCCACATTCCAGAATGTTTTCAAAGAGGATGAAAACCCTGCAGAGGCAGGGGAGATCTCTTTGGAAACTCAGTTATGA